A part of Pristiophorus japonicus isolate sPriJap1 chromosome 15, sPriJap1.hap1, whole genome shotgun sequence genomic DNA contains:
- the foxl3 gene encoding forkhead box L3, producing MFDNSQYPYNCFNYDGDDYPPCSSDEEKKISRPAYSYIALIAMAIQQGPGNRVTLSGIYDFIMTKFPYYRSNQRAWQNSIRHNLSLNSCFVKVPRSEGNERGKGNFWTFAPGCESMLDLFENGNYRRRRRRRSVRRLQKYHSNRGQEPLSPEPGAVHSFLHGGSCDAEKAVGSKTGQLASEIFFGNESPSRPPRDSSPLQKAESEIKFSIDYILSAPDPLPGLRPQHNSQSNTLRLLDHQQLQLQFWTK from the exons ATGTTTGATAATTCTCAGTATCCTTACAACTGTTTCAATTACGATGGCGATGATTACCCGCCCTGTAGTTCTGACGAGGAGAAGAAGATCTCTCGACCTGCCTACAG CTACATTGCCTTGATTGCAATGGCCATCCAGCAGGGTCCTGGCAACAGAGTGACCCTCTCCGGCATTTATGACTTTATCATGACGAAATTCCCCTACTACAGGTCAAACCAAAGAGCTTGGCAGAATTCCATCCGGCACAACCTCTCGCTCAACAGCTGCTTTGTGAAG GTCCCGAGGTCGGAAGGGAACGAGAGAGGGAAAGGTAATTTCTGGACCTTTGCGCCAGGGTGCGAGTCGATGTTGGATCTGTTCGAAAACGGGAATTaccgaaggaggaggagaaggaggagtgtGAGGCGGCTCCAGAAGTATCACTCCAACAGGGGCCAAGAGCCCCTGTCTCCCGAGCCAGGAGCAGTGCACAGCTTTTTACACGGCGGCTCCTGCGACGCGGAGAAGGCGGTCGGTTCCAAGACTGGGCAACTGGCGTCAGAGATATTCTTTGGGAACGAAAGCCCCAGCAGACCTCCCCGGGACAGCAGCCCTCTGCAGAAAGCCGAGTCAGAAATCAAATTTAGCATCGATTATATTCTGTCGGCCCCGGACCCTTTACCTGGGCTCAGACCCCAGCACAACTCGCAAAGCAACACACTCCGGCTGCTGGACCACCAACAACTCCAGCTACAGTTTTGGACAAAGTGA